A genomic segment from Candidatus Brocadia sinica JPN1 encodes:
- a CDS encoding radical SAM/SPASM domain-containing protein, whose translation MAWNLFRKVRKKYKFNTQLQGHLEYPIPHSFVLSLTSDCNLTCDHCYARVYNEIEVLPRKVLEVILKQASSLGCFFFVLTGGEPMLYPDLLDILSHHSDSLFILITNGTMLTDDVVKKLSRLPHIIPVVSLEGGLEDTDKRRGVGTYNRVISAFESLQKNKILYGFSITVTSDNVEQLQKEDVFCEKYPYGARLGCFIEYIPTGRTPNVRLCLSPAQRNSFRQWFLKLKERTNTYLIHFPGDEELMDSCREAGKGFVHINPAGYIESCALLPSSKYNVAETSLEVCLKNSYLDSQQCSHAYEALENHPCMSHR comes from the coding sequence ATGGCCTGGAATTTATTTAGAAAGGTAAGGAAGAAATATAAATTTAATACCCAATTACAAGGTCATCTTGAATACCCTATCCCGCATTCCTTTGTATTAAGCCTTACCTCTGATTGTAATCTTACGTGTGATCATTGTTACGCAAGGGTATATAACGAGATAGAGGTTTTGCCCAGAAAAGTATTGGAAGTCATTTTAAAACAAGCTAGTTCTCTCGGCTGTTTCTTTTTTGTCCTTACCGGCGGAGAGCCTATGTTGTACCCGGACCTGTTAGATATTTTAAGCCATCACAGTGATAGCCTTTTTATCCTGATAACCAACGGAACCATGCTCACTGATGATGTTGTAAAAAAACTGTCCCGATTACCCCATATAATTCCTGTAGTCAGTCTTGAAGGTGGTTTAGAGGATACGGATAAAAGGCGTGGTGTGGGTACATACAATCGTGTTATAAGTGCCTTCGAAAGTCTCCAGAAAAACAAAATACTTTACGGGTTTTCTATTACAGTTACCTCGGATAATGTAGAACAACTTCAAAAAGAAGATGTATTTTGTGAAAAGTATCCCTATGGTGCCCGGCTAGGATGTTTTATAGAATACATACCGACTGGAAGGACACCCAATGTAAGGTTATGTTTGTCACCGGCACAAAGAAATTCATTCAGGCAATGGTTTTTAAAACTGAAAGAGAGGACGAATACCTATCTCATTCATTTCCCAGGGGATGAAGAGCTTATGGATAGTTGCAGAGAGGCTGGGAAGGGATTCGTTCATATTAACCCGGCAGGATACATCGAGTCGTGCGCATTATTACCCTCCAGCAAGTATAATGTAGCGGAGACTTCCCTTGAAGTATGTTTGAAAAACTCGTATTTAGATAGTCAGCAATGTTCCCATGCCTATGAGGCACTTGAGAATCATCCCTGCATGAGTCATAGATAG